A stretch of Paludisphaera borealis DNA encodes these proteins:
- a CDS encoding glycosyltransferase codes for MISIQRDGLPPESKAGPLRVVHALLSLDVGGLERNVVNQVRLAPSLGQDVTVVCLERPGDLASQAEALGARIICLDKPPGIRLGLIHRIATVLRELGPQVVHTHDVTTLFYTGPAARRAGVPLVVHTEHGRGDYHHFRKRLLGRLAGLYARPFYCLTEDMAAWVTSHRIVPRRKIRLIFNGIDMARFREPCVPDAVRSELGISPESPVIGTVGRLSEIKRQDVLIQAFARIRQRVPSAHLILVGDGPLRQSLGELAVALGLGDGVHFVGFRPHSAPYLRAMDVFALTSRSEGMPQAVLEAQIVGVPVVVNRVGGLPELIDHGRTGLLVEPGNELELAESLLSLLSDPERRRQMSEAGRREVESRYDIGRMADEYHHHYLDLLEATH; via the coding sequence ATGATCTCAATCCAACGCGACGGCTTGCCACCCGAGTCGAAGGCGGGCCCTCTCAGGGTGGTCCACGCCCTGCTGTCGCTCGACGTCGGCGGCCTGGAGCGAAACGTCGTCAATCAGGTGCGCCTGGCACCGAGCCTGGGGCAGGACGTAACGGTGGTTTGCCTGGAGCGGCCGGGGGACCTGGCCTCGCAGGCGGAGGCTCTGGGAGCCCGGATCATCTGCCTGGACAAGCCCCCAGGTATTCGGCTCGGGCTGATCCATCGGATCGCGACGGTCTTGCGCGAACTCGGCCCGCAGGTCGTCCACACACATGACGTGACCACGCTCTTTTACACCGGTCCTGCCGCGCGCCGAGCGGGCGTCCCCCTGGTCGTGCACACCGAGCACGGTCGGGGAGACTATCATCACTTTCGGAAGCGTCTACTCGGTCGTCTGGCCGGATTGTACGCTCGGCCCTTCTACTGCCTGACGGAAGACATGGCCGCCTGGGTGACGTCTCACCGAATCGTCCCGCGTCGTAAAATCCGCCTGATCTTCAACGGGATCGACATGGCTCGCTTCCGTGAACCTTGCGTCCCGGATGCGGTTCGCAGTGAACTAGGGATCTCTCCCGAATCACCCGTCATCGGCACGGTCGGACGCCTGAGCGAGATCAAGAGACAGGACGTCCTGATCCAGGCCTTTGCGCGGATTCGACAGCGAGTGCCGAGCGCCCACTTGATCCTGGTGGGCGATGGGCCCCTGAGGCAGTCCCTGGGCGAATTGGCCGTCGCGCTCGGTCTGGGCGACGGTGTGCATTTCGTCGGCTTTCGCCCGCACTCCGCCCCGTACCTGAGAGCGATGGACGTCTTCGCGCTGACGAGCCGCTCAGAAGGGATGCCGCAGGCCGTTCTGGAGGCCCAGATCGTGGGAGTCCCCGTCGTTGTGAACCGGGTCGGCGGACTCCCGGAACTGATCGACCACGGTCGGACCGGCCTCCTCGTCGAGCCCGGGAATGAACTGGAACTCGCCGAGTCCTTGCTGAGCCTCCTGTCCGATCCAGAACGTCGCCGGCAGATGAGCGAAGCGGGCCGTCGGGAAGTCGAATCGCGATACGATATCGGTCGGATGGCCGACGAGTACCACCACCATTATCTTGATCTGCTTGAGGCGACGCATTAA
- a CDS encoding glycosyltransferase — protein sequence MGNEARPPAILYFGNDWFAENRTSSHHIARQLADEGYEVYYIECPGLHIPKGTGRDLKKIGAKLFRFLQGATPVAPRLKIRTLLQIPFHRFGLVRRLNRALILATVNGMMRREGINRPISWFVIPHLSPIVGRLGERLSVYYCTDDYASLPNVDVEAVRAMDEDLTRRADLVFVTSDALFGPKQLLNPRTYVSPHGVDVEHFARAQNEQLAIPADVAGLPRPIVGFFGLIGRQIDLDLIDYLAEKRPSWTFLLIGRVSVPAEQIPRRPNIHMVGKRPYQDLPAYGKRFDAAIIPYRPSQFALYANPLKLREYLAMGKPIVAVSTPEIDKFADVVKIAHSREEFLARLDEVLARPSSADEARRRMDRVASSSWEARRREILDVVENHLDARRDEEKVVASF from the coding sequence TTGGGCAACGAAGCTCGTCCGCCCGCGATTCTCTACTTCGGCAACGACTGGTTCGCGGAGAACCGAACCTCGAGCCACCACATCGCCCGCCAACTGGCCGACGAGGGCTACGAAGTTTACTACATCGAATGCCCTGGATTGCACATTCCCAAGGGGACCGGCCGTGATCTCAAGAAGATCGGGGCCAAACTCTTTCGATTCCTCCAAGGCGCTACGCCCGTTGCACCTCGATTGAAGATCCGCACTCTCTTGCAGATCCCGTTTCATCGCTTCGGCCTGGTGAGGAGGCTCAACCGCGCCCTGATCTTGGCCACCGTGAACGGCATGATGCGACGAGAAGGGATCAATCGCCCGATCTCCTGGTTCGTGATCCCTCACTTGTCACCGATCGTCGGTCGGCTGGGAGAGCGACTCTCCGTCTATTATTGTACTGACGATTACGCATCGCTCCCCAACGTGGACGTCGAGGCGGTCCGAGCCATGGACGAAGACCTGACGCGACGGGCCGATCTGGTCTTCGTCACATCCGACGCCCTGTTCGGGCCGAAGCAGCTCCTCAATCCCCGGACCTACGTCAGCCCGCATGGCGTCGACGTCGAGCACTTCGCCCGGGCCCAGAACGAGCAGCTCGCGATCCCAGCCGACGTCGCCGGACTGCCCCGACCGATCGTCGGATTCTTCGGCCTGATCGGGCGACAGATCGACCTCGACCTGATCGACTATCTGGCCGAGAAACGGCCGTCTTGGACGTTCCTGCTGATTGGGAGGGTCTCCGTCCCCGCGGAACAGATACCCCGAAGGCCCAACATCCACATGGTCGGCAAACGCCCGTACCAGGACCTGCCCGCCTACGGCAAACGGTTCGACGCCGCCATCATTCCGTATCGCCCTTCCCAATTCGCCCTCTACGCCAACCCGCTCAAGCTTCGAGAATATCTGGCGATGGGCAAGCCGATCGTCGCGGTCAGCACCCCTGAGATCGACAAATTCGCCGATGTTGTGAAGATCGCCCACTCGCGCGAGGAATTCCTTGCACGTCTCGACGAGGTCCTGGCGCGGCCGTCGTCGGCCGACGAGGCGCGGCGGCGGATGGATCGCGTCGCATCGTCGAGCTGGGAGGCGCGGCGGCGCGAGATCCTCGACGTCGTCGAGAACCACCTGGATGCACGGCGCGACGAGGAAAAGGTCGTCGCATCGTTCTGA
- a CDS encoding ArnT family glycosyltransferase, whose translation MRFDVAVAALAVLSTLAVRLIHLDAAPYGGDERYVVLHALKFGTGDLNPRHFDWPASPFYYLTFFIDGCYFVGGYLLGWFRTPTAFVLEYLTNPRAYYFIPRAISAAFGLGTAFLLMKATSRMVDRPTGRLAGLLLLLGPLHLQMSRTGIADVPMAFFTVAALCLALRIAISPEASLRDYLLAGVMVGLATAMKYHGVLSASFVISADLYRRFPKSKWRAVLDLPTQPRLIAAGAASLLAFVVTTPFAVLDHRTFLADLSFQIAHQRGIVEHIGIVSPSSPIRELATAILPAVVGWPILLLSVLGFVIVMVDHRRFGLAAVMLTPLLILNLSAFLMSRVKFPHYLIPATPCLSALAAIAVRSITDRLAESEVKKSLLAASLLAAILITTMPPQLSSVLALGLPHTGTATMAWVHSNCEPGMKLALDDEEDLNFLPTTASLDRSIADANAGDYSGRVDYYTNLKRLIERDEDHPHYDLYRLHASDAAGGYLEFLQAEGVRYFIRSEAVLSMFRRNRPSPNTEERLWFYRDLEARGKLVATIEGDGKKLRGRAFQIFELPSRGR comes from the coding sequence ATGCGTTTCGATGTGGCCGTCGCCGCCCTCGCCGTACTCTCAACTCTCGCGGTCAGGTTAATTCACCTGGACGCGGCGCCATATGGCGGAGACGAGCGATACGTCGTCCTCCATGCTCTGAAGTTCGGCACGGGGGACCTCAACCCGAGGCACTTTGATTGGCCGGCGTCTCCGTTCTATTATTTGACGTTCTTCATCGACGGCTGCTATTTCGTCGGCGGATATCTTTTGGGATGGTTCCGGACCCCCACGGCCTTCGTCCTCGAATATCTCACCAATCCTCGGGCTTACTACTTCATCCCGAGGGCGATCTCCGCGGCCTTTGGGCTCGGGACGGCGTTCCTATTGATGAAGGCGACGAGTCGGATGGTCGACCGGCCGACCGGACGGCTTGCCGGACTTCTGCTGCTGCTCGGCCCGCTCCACCTCCAGATGAGCCGGACAGGCATCGCCGACGTACCGATGGCGTTCTTTACGGTCGCGGCGCTCTGCCTGGCGCTTCGGATCGCGATCTCACCAGAGGCCTCTCTCCGGGATTATCTACTGGCGGGCGTCATGGTCGGCCTCGCCACCGCCATGAAATACCATGGAGTCCTTTCGGCGAGCTTCGTGATCTCCGCGGACTTGTATCGAAGATTTCCTAAGTCGAAGTGGCGGGCCGTCCTAGACCTTCCCACTCAACCGCGCTTGATCGCGGCGGGCGCCGCATCGCTCCTGGCGTTCGTCGTGACGACTCCCTTCGCGGTTCTCGATCACCGCACCTTCCTCGCGGATCTGTCGTTCCAGATCGCCCATCAGCGTGGCATCGTCGAGCACATCGGCATCGTATCGCCGAGTTCGCCGATTCGAGAACTCGCGACGGCGATCCTCCCAGCGGTCGTCGGCTGGCCCATCCTGCTCTTGAGCGTCCTGGGGTTCGTCATCGTGATGGTTGATCACCGACGCTTCGGGCTTGCCGCGGTGATGCTGACGCCGTTGCTGATCCTCAACCTCTCCGCGTTCCTGATGAGCCGAGTCAAGTTTCCTCACTACTTGATACCAGCCACTCCGTGCCTGAGTGCTCTGGCCGCGATCGCGGTCCGCTCGATCACCGATCGCCTGGCCGAATCCGAGGTGAAAAAGAGCCTCCTGGCGGCTTCGCTGCTCGCGGCGATCCTCATCACGACGATGCCTCCCCAGCTCTCGTCCGTGCTGGCGCTCGGCCTCCCACATACGGGGACCGCAACCATGGCCTGGGTCCATTCCAACTGCGAGCCGGGAATGAAACTCGCGCTGGACGATGAGGAGGACTTGAATTTCCTTCCGACCACGGCTTCGCTGGATCGAAGCATCGCCGACGCGAATGCGGGAGATTATTCCGGAAGAGTCGATTACTATACGAACCTCAAACGCTTGATCGAGCGGGACGAGGATCATCCTCATTATGATCTTTACAGGCTGCACGCCTCGGACGCTGCGGGCGGTTATCTGGAATTCCTCCAGGCTGAAGGCGTCAGGTACTTCATCCGTTCCGAAGCGGTGCTCTCGATGTTCCGTCGCAATCGGCCGTCCCCGAACACCGAGGAGCGTCTCTGGTTCTACCGAGATCTCGAGGCTCGTGGGAAGCTCGTCGCCACGATCGAGGGCGATGGAAAGAAGCTCCGCGGGCGGGCCTTCCAGATCTTTGAACTCCCGTCGCGAGGTCGGTGA
- a CDS encoding glycosyltransferase, with protein MRILVVTSLFPNPYQPSLAPFNSSQFQALVLRHPTTIIAPIAWTDELAGRLRGAPPLPQGRRIVRDGIVVDHPRYLHTPRVLRGFYGRYFRFSIRRTFERALAEFVPDVVLGSWAYPDGWAAVDLGKRAGLPVAIQVHGCDVLNAGRGLACDPTRRRRTIDALRRADAVLAVSQDLAAKVVDLGIDPSKVHVQEQGVDRALFSPGNRAEARGRLGIPVAGKVLLWVGRIDPVKGLDVLIEASSELLRNRADFHLYLVGDGPPRAPLEARSRAIGLSEHVHFVGSRENKQLPDWYRAADLTLLPSRSEGLPNVLRESLACGTPFVASDVGGVSEIAEGRVGRLVPAGDSTALAEQIDQSLREAPDTSRHRPISWEVSSARLADILRPLAAAKATSRRSAATSAVEQRCDR; from the coding sequence ATGCGGATCTTGGTTGTGACGAGTCTGTTCCCCAATCCTTATCAACCCAGCCTCGCCCCGTTCAACAGTTCCCAGTTCCAGGCCCTGGTTCTTCGGCACCCCACGACGATCATCGCGCCGATCGCCTGGACTGACGAACTGGCCGGTCGCCTTCGCGGAGCCCCGCCCCTGCCGCAAGGCCGGAGGATCGTCCGCGATGGAATCGTCGTCGATCACCCCCGCTATCTGCACACGCCTCGGGTCTTGAGGGGCTTTTACGGACGGTACTTTCGGTTCTCGATACGACGAACGTTCGAGCGAGCCCTCGCCGAATTCGTCCCCGACGTCGTGCTCGGTAGTTGGGCCTATCCCGATGGGTGGGCCGCCGTGGATCTCGGGAAACGCGCGGGCCTGCCGGTCGCGATCCAGGTCCACGGTTGCGACGTGCTCAACGCGGGACGCGGACTCGCGTGTGATCCGACTCGGAGACGGAGGACCATCGACGCGCTTCGACGGGCCGACGCGGTCCTCGCGGTAAGTCAAGACCTGGCGGCCAAGGTCGTCGACCTGGGGATCGACCCGAGCAAGGTGCACGTCCAGGAGCAGGGCGTCGACAGGGCGTTGTTTTCACCCGGAAATCGAGCCGAAGCGCGGGGCCGACTCGGGATTCCCGTCGCCGGCAAGGTGCTGCTCTGGGTCGGCCGGATCGATCCGGTCAAGGGGCTCGACGTGCTCATTGAAGCCAGCTCCGAGTTACTGCGGAACAGGGCCGATTTCCACTTGTACCTCGTGGGCGACGGCCCCCCACGGGCCCCCTTGGAGGCCAGAAGCCGAGCGATCGGGTTGTCCGAGCACGTCCATTTCGTCGGTTCTCGTGAGAACAAACAGCTCCCGGATTGGTATCGGGCTGCCGACCTGACGCTCCTTCCGAGCCGGTCGGAGGGCTTGCCCAACGTCCTCCGAGAATCGCTGGCCTGCGGCACGCCGTTCGTGGCCAGCGACGTCGGCGGCGTCTCTGAGATCGCCGAGGGGCGCGTCGGCCGCCTCGTTCCGGCCGGCGACTCGACGGCCCTGGCCGAGCAGATCGACCAGTCGCTGCGGGAGGCGCCCGACACATCCCGCCACCGGCCGATCAGTTGGGAAGTGTCCTCGGCGAGACTCGCCGACATCCTCCGCCCACTTGCGGCGGCCAAAGCAACCTCCCGCCGATCGGCCGCAACATCGGCGGTCGAACAGCGCTGCGACCGGTGA
- the asnB gene encoding asparagine synthase (glutamine-hydrolyzing) — MCGFAGLLDSSQSAQGEAPVDVAQRMVRTLRHRGPDDEGTWSDPEAGFGVGFRRLSIVDLSPLGHQPMESVGGRYVLAFNGEIYNHRSLRRDLEARGRGGFRGNSDTEVLLQAIELWGLEDAVRRFVGMFAFALWDRRERRLHLVRDRVGEKPLYYGRSGSAFLFGSELKALRAYPGFNAEVDREILAPYLQFGYIPAPFSIYKGILKLIPGTILTVTADRADGEPTPIPYWSAARVVEAGRADRLDQMDELGAVDQLECLLRDAVGQQMVADVPLGAFLSGGIDSSVVVALMQAQSDRPVKTFTIGFHEKEFNEALHARLVADHLGTEHTELYVTPEEAMAVVPELPAIYDEPFADASQIPTLLVSRLARRDVTVSLSGDGGDELFAGYPWYRWSPDVWKCIGWMPRALRLATARALIGLPTSTWDRIFGGVGRLLPSEVGRFASGDRMHKLALLVAKSNGPEDGCRNLLGQWGGAPPLLGEAKPRESWVNGDLEPDRDDVLGLLMYIDLVDYLPDDIMTKVDRSSMAVSLESRAPLLDHRIVEFAWRLPKSMRIRDGRGKWLLRQVLYRHVPAELIDRPKMGFVVPIDSWLRGPLREWAEALLDEDRLRSEGFFDPVPIRRKWEEHLSGKRNWQHELWRVLMFETWLEAC; from the coding sequence ATGTGCGGATTTGCGGGCCTCCTCGATTCCTCCCAAAGCGCTCAAGGCGAAGCGCCGGTCGACGTCGCGCAACGAATGGTGAGAACGCTCCGCCATCGAGGCCCCGACGACGAGGGAACCTGGTCCGATCCGGAGGCGGGCTTCGGCGTGGGCTTCCGTCGCCTTTCGATCGTGGATCTCTCCCCCCTCGGCCACCAGCCGATGGAGTCGGTCGGCGGTCGCTACGTGTTGGCCTTCAACGGCGAAATCTACAATCATCGATCCTTGCGACGAGACCTGGAGGCACGAGGCCGCGGCGGGTTCCGTGGGAACTCCGACACGGAGGTCCTGCTCCAGGCCATCGAGCTTTGGGGGCTCGAGGATGCGGTCCGGCGATTCGTCGGAATGTTCGCCTTCGCCCTCTGGGACCGCCGCGAGCGACGGCTCCACCTGGTCCGCGATCGGGTCGGTGAAAAGCCGCTCTACTACGGACGGTCCGGCAGCGCCTTCCTGTTCGGTTCGGAGCTCAAGGCCCTCCGGGCCTATCCCGGCTTCAACGCCGAGGTCGATCGCGAAATCTTGGCGCCCTATCTGCAATTCGGCTACATCCCCGCGCCCTTCTCGATCTACAAAGGGATCCTCAAGCTCATCCCGGGCACGATCCTCACCGTCACCGCGGATCGGGCGGACGGGGAGCCGACGCCCATCCCGTACTGGTCCGCGGCGCGCGTCGTCGAAGCCGGTCGGGCGGATCGCCTCGATCAAATGGACGAACTAGGAGCCGTCGATCAACTCGAATGTCTGCTGCGCGACGCGGTCGGTCAGCAAATGGTCGCGGACGTGCCGCTGGGCGCCTTCCTCTCCGGGGGAATCGACTCGTCGGTCGTGGTCGCCTTGATGCAAGCGCAGAGTGATCGACCGGTGAAGACGTTCACCATCGGATTCCATGAGAAGGAATTCAACGAGGCCCTGCACGCGCGCCTGGTGGCCGACCACCTGGGCACCGAGCACACGGAATTGTACGTCACGCCCGAAGAGGCGATGGCCGTGGTTCCTGAGTTGCCGGCGATCTACGACGAACCCTTCGCCGATGCGTCGCAGATTCCCACACTCCTGGTCTCCCGCCTGGCCAGGCGGGACGTGACCGTCAGCCTCTCCGGCGACGGCGGCGACGAATTGTTCGCCGGGTACCCGTGGTATCGCTGGTCGCCCGACGTCTGGAAGTGCATCGGATGGATGCCTCGGGCACTGAGACTCGCGACGGCTCGCGCCTTGATCGGGCTCCCCACCTCGACATGGGACCGGATCTTCGGCGGCGTCGGGCGCCTCCTGCCCAGCGAGGTCGGCCGCTTCGCCTCGGGCGACAGAATGCATAAGCTCGCTCTGCTCGTCGCGAAGTCGAACGGCCCGGAGGACGGCTGTCGGAATCTCCTCGGCCAGTGGGGCGGGGCCCCCCCACTTCTGGGCGAAGCCAAGCCCCGGGAGAGCTGGGTGAATGGAGACCTGGAACCGGATCGCGACGATGTACTCGGCCTTCTGATGTACATCGACCTCGTGGATTACCTGCCGGACGACATCATGACGAAGGTGGACCGATCGAGCATGGCCGTGAGCCTGGAGTCGCGGGCGCCCCTGCTGGACCACCGGATCGTAGAGTTCGCCTGGCGGTTGCCGAAATCCATGAGAATTCGCGATGGGCGAGGCAAGTGGCTACTGCGTCAGGTGCTCTATCGTCACGTCCCGGCCGAGCTGATCGACCGACCGAAGATGGGCTTCGTCGTACCCATCGACTCCTGGCTGAGGGGACCGCTGAGGGAGTGGGCCGAGGCGCTGCTTGACGAAGACCGCCTTCGTTCCGAGGGGTTCTTCGATCCCGTTCCCATCCGTCGGAAATGGGAAGAGCATCTCTCCGGAAAGAGGAACTGGCAGCACGAGCTCTGGCGGGTGTTGATGTTCGAGACCTGGCTTGAAGCCTGTTGA
- a CDS encoding glycosyltransferase family 2 protein, whose protein sequence is MGFPPVSVVIPSYNRGRLLTQTIDSVLRQTVVPSEIIVVDDGSTDDTEARLVPYAGRIHYIRQDNQGVSAARNRGLRKASGQLIAFLDADDVWHPRKLEMQLAVFDGRPDLGLLGTGQFDWPTTAFPEVDPNDSGPLIPVTWWQLAVKNYLTTSSVVARRRVLDLAGDFDTKMQGPEDRDLWLRVAEVAPIAYLNRPLTGYRIVPGSVSQQAQVCQAGMLRILQKLDDRRSWRGRWLVRRKAYSYVYHACSYLHSLQKRYPTALAFALKSLVWYPIPFRRGELTPCERPRRAAVIFLRMLRLKPPEPAPGQSLADGSPDILAAMNVDEPSHSLEVVQ, encoded by the coding sequence ATGGGATTCCCACCGGTGAGCGTCGTCATCCCCTCGTACAACCGGGGCCGTCTCTTGACGCAAACGATCGATAGCGTACTGAGGCAGACGGTCGTTCCCTCGGAGATCATCGTCGTCGACGACGGTTCCACTGACGACACGGAGGCGAGGCTGGTGCCCTACGCCGGCCGGATTCATTACATCCGCCAGGACAATCAGGGGGTTTCCGCTGCGAGGAATCGCGGCCTCCGCAAAGCGTCGGGGCAGTTGATCGCCTTCCTGGACGCCGATGACGTTTGGCATCCGCGGAAACTCGAGATGCAGCTGGCGGTCTTCGACGGCCGGCCCGACCTGGGGCTGCTGGGGACCGGGCAGTTCGACTGGCCGACGACGGCGTTCCCGGAGGTCGACCCGAACGATTCCGGTCCGTTGATCCCCGTGACGTGGTGGCAACTCGCCGTCAAGAACTACCTCACCACCTCCTCGGTCGTCGCACGTCGGCGCGTTCTGGACCTCGCGGGCGACTTCGACACGAAAATGCAGGGGCCCGAGGACCGAGACCTCTGGCTGCGGGTGGCGGAAGTCGCCCCGATCGCTTATCTGAACCGGCCGTTGACAGGTTATCGGATCGTACCGGGGAGCGTCAGTCAGCAGGCGCAAGTCTGCCAGGCCGGCATGCTCCGTATCCTCCAGAAGCTCGACGATCGCCGGTCCTGGCGAGGTCGATGGCTGGTCCGCCGTAAAGCCTACAGTTACGTTTACCACGCATGCAGCTATTTACACTCTCTTCAGAAGCGATACCCCACGGCGCTGGCCTTCGCCCTGAAGTCTCTCGTCTGGTATCCCATCCCTTTCCGCCGCGGCGAGTTGACGCCGTGCGAGCGGCCGCGGCGAGCGGCCGTCATCTTCCTCCGCATGCTGCGGCTCAAGCCTCCGGAACCAGCGCCGGGCCAGTCTCTCGCAGACGGCTCGCCGGACATCCTGGCGGCGATGAACGTCGATGAGCCGTCACACTCACTGGAAGTAGTGCAATGA
- a CDS encoding O-methyltransferase, with amino-acid sequence MLNILHRLDVTRRLGMRFRNQRELSRLRTRDTPASSAIADALHAVLTKTVSSEERRWIDRIEAIRRELRASTQPLQFMDYGAGSPAENRNAEEMYEGKEVTIGIAEACAASKPPLWCLLLFMLIRKMRPAHCLELGTNLGVSAAYLSAALQLNGSGELVTLEGARSKADLAARNFLRLGLSRVSVVVGRFQDKLDEVLTRQDRIDFAFIDGHHDEHATVDYFRKIIPFARKDTVLVFDDIAWSAGMKRAWRTISTDKRILFAVDLGLVGLCVVGEGEILGSPEQFKIRI; translated from the coding sequence ATGCTCAACATTCTCCACCGACTCGATGTCACCCGCCGGCTGGGGATGCGGTTCCGAAACCAGCGCGAGTTGTCGCGTCTGCGGACACGAGACACCCCGGCGTCGTCGGCGATCGCCGATGCGCTGCACGCTGTGCTGACCAAGACCGTTTCTTCCGAAGAGAGACGATGGATTGATCGAATTGAAGCGATCAGGAGAGAGTTGCGGGCCTCCACCCAACCTCTCCAGTTCATGGACTACGGCGCCGGCTCCCCCGCGGAAAATCGAAACGCGGAGGAAATGTACGAAGGGAAAGAGGTGACCATCGGTATTGCCGAGGCGTGCGCCGCGAGTAAGCCGCCCCTCTGGTGTCTCCTCCTGTTCATGTTGATCCGGAAGATGAGGCCCGCCCACTGCCTGGAATTGGGGACCAATCTTGGCGTCTCGGCAGCTTACCTCTCAGCCGCTCTGCAATTGAACGGGTCCGGAGAGCTGGTGACGCTCGAAGGGGCCAGATCCAAGGCGGATCTTGCCGCGCGGAATTTCCTCAGACTCGGCCTTTCACGAGTCAGCGTGGTGGTCGGCCGATTTCAGGACAAGCTTGACGAGGTCCTGACGCGGCAAGACAGGATCGATTTTGCGTTCATCGACGGGCACCATGATGAACACGCGACCGTGGACTACTTCAGGAAGATCATCCCGTTCGCGCGCAAGGACACGGTCCTCGTGTTCGACGACATCGCCTGGTCCGCCGGCATGAAACGGGCCTGGCGTACGATTTCCACGGATAAACGCATCCTGTTCGCCGTCGACTTGGGATTGGTGGGGCTCTGCGTCGTGGGCGAAGGCGAAATCCTCGGTTCGCCCGAACAGTTCAAGATACGCATTTAG
- a CDS encoding glycosyltransferase family 2 protein — protein sequence MEALTIAVLLFWACAALIFYAYLGYPIVIWALSRVFGRPPTPPAGDDGEWPLVSLLIPAFNEEVVLSDRLQNALAMDYPVGKLEIVVGSDGSTDATAAIARAYAGRGVRLMEYDLRRGKATILNESMPELSGEIVLMSDANTLLDPAALRKLVRWFRDPTVGTVCGRLLLIDPAEGRNVDGLYWKYETFIKQCENRLGALLGANGGIYATRKALYYPIPATTTVDDLVIPLRAKLKTGCRIVYEAEAIAREETAPDINGEFRRRARNGTGDLRSLEILWPLLNPIWGWTAFTFFSHKVLRLACPFLLLILLGSSLLLRDHPLYQAALIGQVGFYLVSLLAGRLPPRPRAFKFLRLTTMFVGMNLALMVGFWRWIWGTQKGTWRPTGRHGQRA from the coding sequence ATGGAAGCGCTCACGATCGCCGTTCTCCTCTTCTGGGCCTGCGCGGCCTTGATTTTCTATGCGTACCTCGGCTATCCCATCGTGATCTGGGCCCTGTCTCGGGTCTTCGGACGTCCGCCGACCCCACCGGCCGGAGACGACGGGGAGTGGCCGCTCGTCTCCCTGCTGATTCCCGCCTTCAACGAGGAGGTGGTGCTCAGCGATCGACTTCAAAACGCTTTGGCGATGGACTACCCGGTCGGCAAGCTGGAGATCGTCGTCGGCTCCGACGGGAGCACCGACGCGACGGCGGCGATCGCGCGGGCATACGCCGGCCGCGGCGTCCGGCTCATGGAATATGATCTCCGTCGGGGTAAGGCGACCATCCTGAACGAATCGATGCCCGAACTGAGCGGCGAGATCGTCCTCATGTCCGACGCGAACACGTTGCTCGATCCGGCGGCGCTCCGCAAGCTGGTCCGATGGTTCCGAGATCCGACCGTCGGCACCGTCTGCGGCCGGTTGCTGCTGATCGACCCGGCGGAGGGCCGCAACGTTGATGGACTCTATTGGAAATACGAAACGTTCATCAAGCAGTGCGAGAACCGGCTGGGAGCGCTCCTGGGCGCCAACGGCGGCATCTACGCGACACGCAAAGCCCTCTACTATCCGATCCCTGCCACGACGACCGTCGACGACCTCGTCATCCCGCTTCGAGCCAAATTGAAGACCGGGTGTCGGATCGTCTACGAGGCCGAAGCGATCGCTCGCGAGGAGACCGCGCCGGACATCAACGGTGAATTCCGCCGCCGCGCCCGGAACGGAACGGGCGATCTCCGGAGCCTGGAAATCCTCTGGCCACTCCTCAACCCGATCTGGGGCTGGACCGCTTTCACGTTTTTCTCGCACAAGGTCCTTCGCCTGGCCTGCCCGTTCCTCCTGCTCATCTTGCTGGGAAGCAGCTTGCTCTTACGCGATCATCCGCTGTACCAAGCGGCCCTGATTGGCCAGGTCGGCTTCTATCTCGTCTCCCTCCTAGCAGGACGCCTGCCTCCCCGCCCCAGGGCGTTCAAGTTCCTTCGACTCACTACCATGTTCGTCGGCATGAATCTGGCTCTGATGGTGGGGTTTTGGCGGTGGATCTGGGGCACCCAGAAGGGGACGTGGCGGCCCACCGGACGACACGGACAGCGCGCATGA